The Vibrio gallaecicus genome contains a region encoding:
- a CDS encoding DUF3943 domain-containing protein: MPKSPVLKKVAAAFTILMSANSVAGQYDFNQQVDLSYRTECSQEYCFNDNMYTYKTSKNYALSESSDQYDLSAGKQPLYLTVSDGKDWDYLMGQTYTILGLSVATVGLMTFLPESITKWDDDQRDLSKLGSKWKDNVSSGPTWDRDEHFLNYVMHPYFGGVYYTAARHAGYNEFESFMYSFTMSTFFWEYGVEAFAEVPSWQDIFITPFFGAVVGELMLEAEQDIVASGGEVMGSQSMGDVSLFFLNPVGHIHYWVNDAWGGEAEMSFNADPWWNNRDAAQFAYDAGATYDSQFVGMNFKVSF; this comes from the coding sequence GTGCCCAAATCACCAGTACTTAAGAAGGTAGCAGCTGCATTTACCATACTTATGTCAGCAAACTCTGTTGCCGGTCAATATGACTTCAACCAGCAAGTTGATCTTTCGTACCGTACTGAATGCTCCCAAGAGTACTGCTTTAACGATAACATGTACACTTACAAGACAAGCAAAAACTATGCCTTGAGTGAAAGCAGTGACCAATATGACCTATCAGCTGGAAAACAACCTCTATACCTAACCGTTAGTGATGGAAAAGATTGGGATTACCTTATGGGGCAAACTTACACCATTTTAGGTCTAAGTGTTGCGACTGTTGGTTTGATGACTTTTCTTCCTGAAAGTATAACTAAATGGGATGATGATCAGCGAGACTTAAGTAAACTCGGGTCGAAGTGGAAAGACAACGTATCGTCAGGTCCAACCTGGGATAGAGACGAACACTTTCTTAACTACGTTATGCACCCATATTTCGGCGGTGTTTACTATACCGCAGCAAGACATGCTGGCTACAACGAGTTTGAATCGTTCATGTACTCATTCACAATGTCGACTTTTTTCTGGGAATATGGTGTAGAAGCCTTTGCTGAAGTGCCATCATGGCAAGATATTTTCATCACACCGTTTTTTGGAGCTGTTGTAGGTGAACTAATGCTAGAAGCTGAACAAGATATTGTCGCTTCTGGTGGTGAAGTAATGGGTTCGCAATCTATGGGTGATGTGTCACTCTTCTTTTTGAACCCTGTAGGTCATATTCATTACTGGGTAAATGATGCCTGGGGCGGTGAAGCAGAAATGAGTTTCAATGCTGACCCATGGTGGAATAACCGTGATGCAGCTCAGTTTGCTTATGATGCAGGTGCAACTTACGATTCTCAATTTGTTGGTATGAATTTTAAAGTAAGTTTTTAA
- the yfaE gene encoding class I ribonucleotide reductase maintenance protein YfaE — MPTIKINKLVSIESNSSNTLLETMEQAGLEPEYNCRDGHCGACRCTLDSGEVEYVGFAMAYTQGNEILPCICKAKTELSLSNVIHRNKQKRA, encoded by the coding sequence ATGCCGACTATCAAAATCAACAAGTTAGTTTCTATTGAATCTAACTCTTCTAATACTTTATTGGAAACAATGGAGCAAGCGGGGCTTGAGCCTGAATATAATTGCCGAGATGGTCACTGTGGTGCATGTCGTTGTACTTTAGATTCAGGTGAAGTTGAGTATGTTGGTTTTGCTATGGCTTACACTCAAGGTAACGAAATTCTGCCTTGTATTTGTAAAGCGAAGACTGAGCTGTCACTAAGTAATGTTATCCATAGAAATAAGCAAAAACGCGCATAA
- a CDS encoding CinA family nicotinamide mononucleotide deamidase-related protein, translating into MIKIAMLSTGEEVLHGDIVDTNAAWMSAEFYQHGFSLAKRSTVGDQMNALVEELLMLSFNNDVVIVNGGLGPTTDDMSAAAAAAATDEKLVLFPDWLSRLESMYAERGMQMPDSNLKQAMLPASSEVVDNPIGTACGFKLKINDATFYFTPGVPSEFKRMVTTQIIPDLSRSYPQVQASECSKLYTFGLSESGISDVLDQLKLPEGYELGYRSYLPFIEVKLFGPKSDLETRVKLLQMVYKLLEANVVSVDEPMLEHLGHLMVDKHKTLSVSEQATKGALCSWLQSDENIESCFGHSWIMADSKGSDIDYTDPLAATFALAGATREKCSTELALVTGKLEGKRFSVALSSEAGEWGQILEFHREYSRQDARKVIVTVAADMLRRHIESKPIFGSYSSLNRIKEMFIPAVVLN; encoded by the coding sequence ATGATTAAAATTGCAATGTTAAGTACTGGTGAAGAAGTGCTTCATGGAGACATTGTAGATACAAATGCAGCTTGGATGTCAGCTGAGTTTTATCAACACGGTTTTTCTCTTGCGAAACGCTCAACGGTTGGCGACCAAATGAATGCGTTGGTTGAAGAACTGTTGATGCTCAGTTTCAACAATGATGTGGTGATCGTCAATGGTGGGTTAGGTCCGACAACTGACGATATGAGTGCGGCAGCGGCAGCGGCAGCGACAGATGAGAAACTCGTACTTTTCCCGGATTGGTTGTCTCGCCTAGAAAGTATGTACGCTGAACGGGGCATGCAAATGCCAGACAGCAATTTAAAGCAAGCCATGCTCCCTGCTAGCTCTGAGGTCGTGGACAATCCTATTGGTACGGCTTGTGGTTTTAAATTGAAAATTAATGATGCTACTTTTTATTTTACTCCGGGCGTCCCAAGTGAATTTAAGCGGATGGTAACTACTCAAATCATTCCTGACTTATCTCGTAGTTATCCTCAAGTTCAAGCTTCTGAGTGCAGTAAGCTCTACACGTTTGGTCTATCTGAATCTGGAATTTCAGATGTTCTTGATCAACTGAAACTACCTGAAGGATATGAGCTAGGTTATCGATCCTACTTGCCTTTCATTGAAGTGAAATTATTCGGTCCCAAATCTGATTTAGAAACGCGAGTTAAGCTACTGCAGATGGTGTATAAACTGCTTGAAGCTAATGTAGTGAGTGTTGATGAACCTATGCTTGAGCATCTAGGGCATTTGATGGTCGATAAGCATAAAACGCTCTCGGTGTCTGAACAGGCAACAAAAGGGGCATTATGTTCTTGGCTTCAGTCGGATGAAAATATTGAAAGTTGCTTTGGTCATTCTTGGATAATGGCTGATTCTAAAGGTTCAGATATTGATTATACCGATCCACTGGCGGCAACTTTTGCATTAGCGGGCGCAACCCGTGAAAAATGTTCAACTGAATTAGCATTAGTAACCGGTAAGTTAGAAGGCAAACGTTTTTCTGTTGCGCTATCCAGTGAAGCGGGTGAGTGGGGGCAGATTCTTGAATTTCATAGAGAATACAGCCGACAAGATGCGCGAAAAGTGATTGTGACAGTCGCAGCCGACATGCTTAGAAGGCATATTGAAAGTAAGCCTATATTTGGGTCTTACAGTTCGCTGAATCGAATTAAAGAAATGTTTATACCGGCGGTTGTGCTCAACTAG